TAAGTAGGTAGTGTTGTAGTAGTATTATCAAAATTGCGTACTTTAACGGTAGCAAGGTTAATTTCAATAACATCACCATCGGCACCATATTTTTCCATCGTTATCCAGTCGCCAATACGTACTAGGTCATTTACACTTACCTGTATGCTGGCTACAAAGCCAAGTATGGTATCTTTAAATATTAATAGTACTACTGCCGATACTGCACCAAATGTTCCTAATATTTTTATTAACGCAATGTCAAACATCAACATTACAATAGTAACTAAGGCAAAAATCCATAATATTATCATTATTACCTGTATGTAACTATCTATTGGCTTATCGCTATAGTTAGGTAATGTTTTAAGATAATCTCTTACGGCATTTAAACTACTTTTTATAATCCATAGTGTAAGAAATATTATAGATATGTTTACCCCTTTCTCAAAAATGTGTTCCCAGTATAAAAAATCTTTAAGTACTATAGGAAGCGCATAAAAAATAAACAATAGCGGAACGAGGTGTGCTACATATTTTGATGTTTTATTTTCGATTAAAAAATCGTCGAATGATGTCTTAGTTCTTTTCGCAAACGTATCAAAAGCAGCAATTAGTATTTTCTTGGATAGGAGATCCAGTATAAATGCTATAATAGCTACAAATATTAAATTAACGGCTAGTTTACCGTATAGCGCAGCACTATCAGTAAATCCAAGATTTTTAAAAAAAGTATACGACCAATCTAATAATTCCATACGGATAAATTATGCGTTCGATTTAAAATATTTCTTTTCAATATAAAATGTTCCAAACGGTATTACAGATGCCGCACAGATTATAAGAAACTTTTTCCACGCCCAGCTTTCTTCAATTTTAAGCATTATAGCCATTATTATATACCCTATAAAAAGTACTCCGTGCGCCATACCTACTATGCGCACCATTTCGGGCATTTCCCATATATATTTTAAGGGCATGGCTACAAAAATTAATGCTAGTAACGATATACCCTCTAGTGTGGCTACTATCTTAAAAAAACGTATCATATAAATAAATTTAGGCAAAGGTAATAATCAGTGCTGTTTTAAAACGTAAAGAATATCATAAAAAACAAAAGCTGCCTTACATTCAAGCAGCTCTTATAAATATTATGTGTATTTATATGTTGGTTTAAAACGCAATAAATGCTTTGTTATACTCCCTAAGGTCCAATATGTTATTCTTATTGGTTAAGTCTGTAAATAACGATAGTAGGTAATCCAAACTTTCCATATCATTTTCAGCACTTCTTTTAGGTTCGGCTACTACCTCGTTACCCTCCTCATCTTCCTCAATTGGCTCATCATCTGGTATTGGTATCAGGAATGCACCATTTGCTTCCAAGTGCTCGTACGTTAACCTAATAGCTTTTGTAGCTACAGGATTTTGCTCTTCCAACGCATAAGCACGTAGTTTTTTAAGGTCGGTAATTAATACTTCGGCATTAAAACCATTTTTGAATAAATCAAGCTGTATTTTATTGACTAATTTTTGTGCACTTGG
The Flavobacterium litorale genome window above contains:
- a CDS encoding mechanosensitive ion channel family protein, encoding MELLDWSYTFFKNLGFTDSAALYGKLAVNLIFVAIIAFILDLLSKKILIAAFDTFAKRTKTSFDDFLIENKTSKYVAHLVPLLFIFYALPIVLKDFLYWEHIFEKGVNISIIFLTLWIIKSSLNAVRDYLKTLPNYSDKPIDSYIQVIMIILWIFALVTIVMLMFDIALIKILGTFGAVSAVVLLIFKDTILGFVASIQVSVNDLVRIGDWITMEKYGADGDVIEINLATVKVRNFDNTTTTLPTYSLISDSFRNWRGMTNSGGRRIKRHVLIKANSVRFVSNEELEKFNQIQLIASYIDKRQADIEKYNARNSADKKVRINGRNLTNLGLFRKYITEYVERHPAINKDLTMMCRHLQPTEKGIPIEIYAFTSDKRWVNYEYIMADIFDHVIASVKYFDLEIFELPSNDIFVSED
- a CDS encoding DUF3817 domain-containing protein, with product MIRFFKIVATLEGISLLALIFVAMPLKYIWEMPEMVRIVGMAHGVLFIGYIIMAIMLKIEESWAWKKFLIICAASVIPFGTFYIEKKYFKSNA